The sequence TGATATCAGGTTGCCGATCAATCAGCGTTTTCATCTGCTTCCGGTGCTCTTGGGTGAAGTAGGGTTTTCTTCCTGAATGGCTGTGAAGCGGGGCGATATCGCCGGTTCGCTTCCGTTGCGAGAGGAGCTTCTTTACCATACCAAGCGATACCTTGTATCGGTCAGCAATGTCCTGCCGGGTTCCTTCTCCGGCATCGTAGGTGGCCAGAATTCTCTGGCGTAGATCCAGTGATAGAGTGCTCATGCAAAGAACTCTACACAATGACTCATCTAATGGCTATAGAATTATTTAAAATGCTCTAGTGTTCTTTTGCCCAAAAACCGCTTGCAAAGGGTAGGGGGTTCACCTATCTTCCTCCCTCGTTTTCAGCGCGGAAAGATGACTGAGTGGCTGAAGGTGCTGGACTGCTAATCCGGTGTACTCCTTACGGGGTACCGAGGGTTCGAATCCCTCTCTTTCCGCCAGTTTTACAATAAAGGCCCCGTTTTTACGGGGCCTTTGTTGTGTCTGGACATCTTCAGTTCCTGTCGTCCTTCCTCTCTTCTTTCCACAACTTTCTACTCCCCAATCCGAGGGAGAAAGGCATACAAACGGCGTACAAATTTTCTGGGGTGAATTTTGCCTGTTTTAAAGTTGGTGTTACTCTGCTCTATCGAGACTGCTCTTGGCGGTGACGGGCGGTCAAAACCTCGTTGTGGTCATAATACGAAATTAACTTAACTAGTCGCGTTTTGGGCTAAATGAATCCATTCGAACTCCGTCAGCGCCTGTATGTAGCGCGGGGTTTTGATCAACGCCTTGATTCGTTCCGTTACGGACGGTTCCAAGGCCTTGCGCAAAGGCATTCGGAAAAAGTGGCCCGATTGCCCTGCCAAGGGCGGAATCGTTGAGGGAACGGAAGCTGGCGATGCTGAGTAATAGTGTGGCCGGAATCGGTTGCCGGTTATAGGCATTTGCAACGAATATTTCGATGCATGGATCCGTTGTTTTCTTCATTCGTTGCCGAAAAAACCGGCGGAGCAGAACTTGGCGCGAGTGCGAACCCGCTTCTTGTAACGTCACGTTTCTGTCGTCACGAATCACTTCAGTTTTTCATGCCTTCAGGTCGAAGCATTTGGGAAGAAGCTCCCCAAGCGTAGTGGCCTCGAAGCCTTCGGCCTGGGCAACGTAGACGGGGAGGTCGGGCCCGCAGAATTCGGCCATCACCTGTCGGCAGGCACCGCAAGGGAACGGGGTTGGTTCCTTGGTGGCCGCAATGGCCATGGCCTTGAACTCCTTGTGCCCCGCCGCAACGGCGGAAAAAATGGCGGTTCGTTCGGCGCAGTTGGTCAGGCCGTAGGATGCGTTTTCCACATTGCATCCGGTGAACACGGTGCCATCGACGCAAAGCAACGCCGCGCCGACGTGGTAACCGGAGTAGGGGGCATGTGCATTACCAGCGGCCTGTATGGCGGCCTCGATCAGCTCATTCGGTTTCATGGGCAAGGAACTCCAGGAAATTGGCGATGGTTTTTTTCATGCGGGGCATGGCCTCGGCCGCGGTTTGGTTGACGTCTTCGTGCGTCAGTTTGGTTGGGCTGATGCCCGCCGCCCAGTTGCAGACGCACAAGAGGCCCGCCACCTGCATGCCAAGCGCATTGGCAACCATGGCTTCGGGGACGGTCGACATTCCGACCGCATCGGCGCCCATGGCCTTGTATTGCTTGATTTCGGCCGGGGTTTCGAAGGTGGGGCCCATGGTGGCGATGTAGGTGCCGCACGAGTCGGCCCCCGCTTGGATCAGTTTGCTCCTGAGTGGTTTGTCGTAGACTTCGGTCTGGTCGGGGAAGCGGGTGCCGAGCTTGGGATTATGCGGGCCAATGAGGGGGTTGGAGCCGAGCATGTTGATGTGGTCTTCGATCACCATCAGCGATCCCGGTGGCAGGTCGGGGCGGATGCCTCCGGAGGCGTTGGTGAGCAGCACCGTGTCGGCCCCCATGGCATGCAGCAGGTAGACCGGGAGGATGACCGGAGTCCAGCCTTCGCCCTCGTACCAATGCCGCCGGCCCTGGAAAATGAATACCTCCATGTTGCCAATGGTGGTGGTGCGTAGTTTCCCGGCATGGCCCATCACGCCGGTCTCCCCGAATCCGGGAAGCGTTTGGTAGGGGATTTCCTGCCCGGAATAATCCTCAACCGCCTTGCCCCATCCGGAGCCGAGGATCAGGCCGCACTTCGGCTTGGCATCCGGCCATTTGGCTTTGAGGGCTTCTGCGGCGGCATCGAGGGTGGATTGGTCTATTTGTGTATTCATGTTGTTCATAATAGGAACTAATTATCCCGATTGCAGGTATAAACTGGCCATGGGTTGGGCCCGGACATGCAAACCCCGGACGAAAGGGGGTTCGCCCGGGGTTCTGGGCAGGCAGCCGTGGGGTGGAATAGGCTGTTGCCTATTTAGGGGAAGCCGCTTGCCGTGCTTGTAATGTAGATCCCTGTCTGGGGTTTGACAAGCCGTGTTCCCACGATAATTTCTCTTTTGTGGAGCTGAAAATAGCTCCGGTTGCGGGTCTTTGGGGTAACTCAGTTGCGTTGCCCGGAGAGGTTGGGCAGGCTTCTGTATGCCCGGGGGGTATGGCCGGTTTCTTTCTTGAAGATGCGGCTGAACGCCTGGGGCGAGCCGAAGCCGGCTTCTTCGGCGACGTCGGCGATGGAAAGGGCGGAGGTGCGCAACAGGGCCATGGCGCGGTTGATCCGGTAGTTCTGGATATAGCTGCCCAGCGGAATGCCGGCCGCTTCCTTGAACAGCACCCGCAACCGCGATTCCGAAAACTCCATGGCTTGGGCGAGATCGGCCACGACCACGGTCCGGCCGCGCCATTCGGCCATCAGCCCGTTGATGGAGCGTAGCAGGTTGTCCTCCGGTTCCGGCGGCAGGTCGTTACCGGTCTGCAGGCGGTCCAGCTTGAGTTCGAGCAGCAACTGGAGAAGGGCCGCCTGCACGGTTTCGGCATGCGATTGGTGCCACTTTTGCAGCAGGGCTTCGTAGGCCCGTTGGGTTGCTTCCCCAATAGTGATCACGCGGTTGCGCAGCGGTTCGAGAAATGTACGCGGCTCCAGCTCGAAGGTGCAGAAAACCCATTCGAGTTGGGTGGCGGCCAGCAGGCTGAAGTGGTGGAACTGGTAGGGGAGGATGAGCAGTGCCTGGCCGGGATCGAAGGGCAAGGCGAGGTTGTCGACATGGATGTGGCCGGCGGTGCCGAGGTTGTAGGCCAGCACAAAACGGTGATGCGACCGGTTCTGCAACGCCTCCTGCTGTAGCGTATTCTTGGTTCTGCGCACGAACATAAGCACGTTTCGCGGGGTTGGAAGCGTTGTGGCGCCGAGGCCGGAAAAATAATCCTGCGGCTCTTCAAGTTGCAATCGCGTGTTTTCCTTCATGCTGTCCCTGGCTTTCGTTTGTGGTATTGCCTTTGTCCCCCACGGGCACACGGGTGCAAGCGAGGGGCGCTTTTCCCATGGGGGCATGATGCATGCAACGGCTCGAAAGTCAATATGGTTAAATAATAGTGCGTATTGCTAAAATATTAATCTTTATGGTATGCGCATATGCATGATTGCCTCTAGGTTGCAGGGTTTGCCATGGTGTGGTTTGAGCGATTGATTGGAAGGAGTGGGCATGAGGCACCGGACATTTTTAAAGGGAGCGGCGCTTTCGTCGTTGGCACTATCCACAAGGCTTTGGGCCGGGAACCGGGAAAACGGGGAGCGCCCCAACATTTTGCTGATCATGACCGACCAGCAGATCGCGGATGGGTATAGTTCCAAGCTGGGCGGTCGATATCTGGATACCCCGGCCATGGATGCGCTGGCGAACCGCAGCCGGATCTACGAACGCGCTTATTCGCCCAATCCCATCTGCATGCCTGCGCGCACCTCCATGTGGTCGGGGCGCTATCCGCATGAGACGGGCATTCTCACGAACCAAAAGGCCACCATCGATCCATCGGAATTTCCAACGCTGGGAACCGTGTTCGGCCGCGCGGGCTACCAGACCGCATATGTCGGGAAATGGCATGCAGCCTACCCGGTGAAGGATGCCGGGCACCATGGCTTCCAGTGGTCGGAAAACATGGCGGACAACGGCAATGGGCTCGATCCCGCCACGCCGGCCGCTGCCGCCGGGTTCATCCGCCGGAGCCACGGCAAACCCTGGCTGCTGGTGGTCTCCTTCAATAATCCGCACAACATTTGCGAGTGGGCCAGGGGGCATGCCTTGCCCGATGGCGAAATCGGGAAGCCCCCTCCACCCAACGAGTGCCCGCCGCTCGCCGCCAACCATGCGCCGCCCCAAAACGAGAGCGACATCATGGCGCAGATGCGCGATTCCTATCACGCCACCCGCATGTGCACCCCCGTCGGGAGCTTCGGCGAAAAGGAGTGGCGCGAATACCGCTGGGCCTACTACCGCATGATCGAAAAGGTGGATAGCCAGGTTGGCCAGGTGCTCCGGGCCTTGGAGGATTCCGGCCAATGGAAGGATACGCTGGTCGTTTTCACCAGCGACCATGGCGACATGATGGGGGCGCACCGCTGGAACCAGAAAACCGTCTTTTTCGATGAAGCTTCCCGCATTCCGTTTTTCCTGGCCCTCCCCGGCCAGATCAAGCCCGGGGTATCCAGGCGGCTGGTGAACATGGGGGTGGATCTCATGCCAACCCTATGCGACTTCGCCGGAATCCAACCCCCGGCAAACCTGCCGGGGGAAAGCCTCAGAACGGAAACCGGTTCCCGTGAAGTTGTCGTCGTGCAAAACCACATGGTGCAGGGCGAGGAGCTCAACGGTCAAAAACCCGAACCCGAAGGCCGCATGGTTCGCAGCGCGCGCTATAAATATTGCGCCTTCAACCTGGGCGAACAGCGCGAAGAGCTCTACGACATGGAAAAGGACCCCGGCGAAACCATCAACCAGGCCGCCAATCCCGAATTCAAATCCATCCTCCGCCAGCACCGCGACTATCTAAGGGATTGGGCCGCCCGGCACGGCGACCGCTTCGCTCGACCTGGTGGCTAGGCATGGTGAAAACATCGTAGCCACTTGGCCGGAGGGGCGCACGGCGTATCGTGTATTAAACGTTCTGCAAAAAAGAAAGAGCCGATGGAGGTTTCCTCCATCGGCTCGTCGTGGCCTTCGTGAAGCTGTTCTGTGCGGTTGCTTAGACCATGAAGACGCGGCGGATGAACAGGGCGCCCGCGCCCACCAGCACGGTGAGTCCGATCGTTGCCGGCTCCGGGATGACTTCGAAGGTGGCGTTGTAATTGGAGCCACCATTGCTATCCCACGCAGAATTTCCATTATTCGCTTTTCCTTCCACCCAAACGGCAAGGTTGTAACTGCCTACTCCAAGGCTGTGGGCGGTGATCAAGTCAACCGAAAGGTCGGTTACGTTTGCGCCATTAACGTCTGTTCCCTGCTGATCGTTGGGTGCGGAATAGGACTGAAACGCATATGAAATTTCGCCGGAGGCGGTATCAGCACCGGTAATGCTGTAAAACATTTTAATATAATCCACGCCAGTGCCTTCTGCCCAGAATCCGGTCTGTCCTCCCAGCCATAGGTTCGACTCGAACTCGCCGAGGTCAGCCCCGTTCAAGCTTTGCGACTGTGCGGTGCCGTTCAAGTTGTACCATGTTGCGTCAACATTAGGCGATGTGTCGGAGAGATAGGCGTATCCGTTGAAAATCGTACTGGCGGATGCCGACACGGCGAATAGAATGCTTAAGCTGGCTGCGAATATCAGTTTTTTATTCATGTTTCATCTCCTTATTACTTGCACGCGCCCCATTGAAAACGAGAACTCGGAAAGTATCCATATCCGTTGGGGGAAAGTCAATTATGTATATGCCAACATTCCCCGTTTTTTGAGCGGATCGACCGGTCTGTTGTGGATGTGGATGCCTCATGGTTGCGTTTTTTACGGGTATTCAATTTTGATTTGGTAGAAGCGGTTCGACAGGGAGGGATCGCCGGGCGGCGGAGCCGTCTGGGAGCCGTCGTCGATCCAGGTCCGGACGTCTCCGTCGCCGTCCAGCGGGGTGGGTGTGGCAACGTTCCACGGTGCGGTGGCCAGCGCGTTGTTCTTGTACCACACGGTGTATTTGCGCCCGGGCTTGGTCGGGAATTGGAGTTCCAGGCCGGATGGATCGGGCTGGATTGATCCGATGGCGGGGAATTCCGCACCGTTGTCGGGAGCCGTTCCGGCAATGTATTCGCCGCCGTTGTCGATGCCGTCGTGGTCTTCGTCGTTGGCCGCGTCGGAACCGCTGTCG is a genomic window of Pontiella desulfatans containing:
- a CDS encoding IS630 transposase-related protein, with product MSTLSLDLRQRILATYDAGEGTRQDIADRYKVSLGMVKKLLSQRKRTGDIAPLHSHSGRKPYFTQEHRKQMKTLIDRQPDITLWEIREQLELDCTLPAIHYVLKDMGMSFKKNASRQRARARRRETRTG
- a CDS encoding cytidine deaminase, producing the protein MKPNELIEAAIQAAGNAHAPYSGYHVGAALLCVDGTVFTGCNVENASYGLTNCAERTAIFSAVAAGHKEFKAMAIAATKEPTPFPCGACRQVMAEFCGPDLPVYVAQAEGFEATTLGELLPKCFDLKA
- a CDS encoding purine-nucleoside phosphorylase translates to MNTQIDQSTLDAAAEALKAKWPDAKPKCGLILGSGWGKAVEDYSGQEIPYQTLPGFGETGVMGHAGKLRTTTIGNMEVFIFQGRRHWYEGEGWTPVILPVYLLHAMGADTVLLTNASGGIRPDLPPGSLMVIEDHINMLGSNPLIGPHNPKLGTRFPDQTEVYDKPLRSKLIQAGADSCGTYIATMGPTFETPAEIKQYKAMGADAVGMSTVPEAMVANALGMQVAGLLCVCNWAAGISPTKLTHEDVNQTAAEAMPRMKKTIANFLEFLAHETE
- a CDS encoding helix-turn-helix transcriptional regulator → MKENTRLQLEEPQDYFSGLGATTLPTPRNVLMFVRRTKNTLQQEALQNRSHHRFVLAYNLGTAGHIHVDNLALPFDPGQALLILPYQFHHFSLLAATQLEWVFCTFELEPRTFLEPLRNRVITIGEATQRAYEALLQKWHQSHAETVQAALLQLLLELKLDRLQTGNDLPPEPEDNLLRSINGLMAEWRGRTVVVADLAQAMEFSESRLRVLFKEAAGIPLGSYIQNYRINRAMALLRTSALSIADVAEEAGFGSPQAFSRIFKKETGHTPRAYRSLPNLSGQRN
- a CDS encoding sulfatase family protein; the encoded protein is MRHRTFLKGAALSSLALSTRLWAGNRENGERPNILLIMTDQQIADGYSSKLGGRYLDTPAMDALANRSRIYERAYSPNPICMPARTSMWSGRYPHETGILTNQKATIDPSEFPTLGTVFGRAGYQTAYVGKWHAAYPVKDAGHHGFQWSENMADNGNGLDPATPAAAAGFIRRSHGKPWLLVVSFNNPHNICEWARGHALPDGEIGKPPPPNECPPLAANHAPPQNESDIMAQMRDSYHATRMCTPVGSFGEKEWREYRWAYYRMIEKVDSQVGQVLRALEDSGQWKDTLVVFTSDHGDMMGAHRWNQKTVFFDEASRIPFFLALPGQIKPGVSRRLVNMGVDLMPTLCDFAGIQPPANLPGESLRTETGSREVVVVQNHMVQGEELNGQKPEPEGRMVRSARYKYCAFNLGEQREELYDMEKDPGETINQAANPEFKSILRQHRDYLRDWAARHGDRFARPGG
- a CDS encoding PEP-CTERM sorting domain-containing protein (PEP-CTERM proteins occur, often in large numbers, in the proteomes of bacteria that also encode an exosortase, a predicted intramembrane cysteine proteinase. The presence of a PEP-CTERM domain at a protein's C-terminus predicts cleavage within the sorting domain, followed by covalent anchoring to some some component of the (usually Gram-negative) cell surface. Many PEP-CTERM proteins exhibit an unusual sequence composition that includes large numbers of potential glycosylation sites. Expression of one such protein has been shown restore the ability of a bacterium to form floc, a type of biofilm.); translated protein: MNKKLIFAASLSILFAVSASASTIFNGYAYLSDTSPNVDATWYNLNGTAQSQSLNGADLGEFESNLWLGGQTGFWAEGTGVDYIKMFYSITGADTASGEISYAFQSYSAPNDQQGTDVNGANVTDLSVDLITAHSLGVGSYNLAVWVEGKANNGNSAWDSNGGSNYNATFEVIPEPATIGLTVLVGAGALFIRRVFMV